The DNA region TTCAAGTGTTATTGGGGATGATAAGGCCCTTGATACATTTACCATGACAAGTGGGACACGCCACCCTGCAACAGAATAAAGTACCTCAAAGGCATAGAGCAATCCCTGGCTTGAAGTTGCGGTAAACACACGTGCCCCGGTGGCAGATGCAGCCCCTGCGGCAGTAAGCATAGAGTGTTCAGAGTCCATGGTTACGAACTTTCCTTTCATGGTACCATCTGAATACCATCCGGAGAGCGTTTCTATAATTTCAGTCTGTGGTGTTATTGGAAAGGCAGGCACATAGTCAACATCTGCTAACCTAACCCCCCATGCCGCCGCCGCATTCCCCGTCAATAATTCCCTTGCCAAATTACTAATCCTCTATATTTCTTGCTTCAAACTTCTTACGTCTGTTTTCTATCTGTTACCTGATTACTGCTACCTAACTTCACCATGTCTCTATTTCCCGTTCTACAGTTATCACCTTTACAGGACACTCCTCATAACATATCAAACACCCCTTGCAATGGTCATAATCAATATGAGGATATTCCGACTCATCCAGAGAGATTACACCCTCCGGGCAATACACAAAACATATCCAGCACTTATTACATTTTTCAAGATTAATAACCGGTTTGAATATCCTCCACCCTCCGGTCTTTTTTTCAATAATATTGCCGCTACTAAAGACTGAAGGGCTGCTCATAGTAGGATACTGGTATGGTAAGGTAATGGTTTCTATTGGAGAATCCGGTATATCTTCGCCGTGTTGTATTATAATTGGTGAAAGGATTTCATAACATTTTTCTGCAACTTCCACATTCTTTTCTATTAGTTCTTCAGGCAGATTAATATTTTTTAATTCTTTTATTACGGCGTTTATTAAGTTATCCTTTTGTATAATACCTATTATCCTGCACGCTGCCCCTCCAAGTGCGGCGCTGACCGCAGACCCCTTTCCAATTATTTCAAGACATAATCCGGTTGCATCAATAGTATTAACAATCCCTAAAATACTAAATTTATCTTTTATATCATTGACCATTGTATTTATTATTGTAATGGTTTTTTTAGTCACTCCCTGAAGTGGATTTGCGGCCGGATCATTTATAAGCGATTCATCTGCAATGATGACAATATCCGGTTCTGAAAATATTCCCCGCTCTAATATTCTATCTTTTGATATACGAGTATACGCTGTTATCGGGGCGCCGCGTCTTTCAGCACCATAAACAGGAAAGTCCTGGGCATAGTATCCTTCAAGGAAGGCGGCTGTTCCGGCTATCCTGCCCGCAGTCTTCATGCCGTGTCCGCCTCGTCCGTGAAATCTTATCCGGATCATTTGAATGTTATTACTGGGTATGATTTATATTGGTGCCGGGGGCGGGACTTGAACCCGCACGAACCTTGCGATCCTCGGGATTTTAAGTCCCGTGTGTCTGCCAATTCCACCACCCCGGCATTTCAGGTAAATTTGTTTTTATCCGGCTTAATCCGGTTTTTTTGTTGAGACTACTTTTAACATATCCTTAATTTATATGTCAATCATATAAATTTATGCAGAGAGAAAATTGATTGGAAATTATTTTTTAATGCATTACCAATGCACTACCATCGAAGTTAGCATCATAATTTTTAGTAGGGGATTACCGATATTGCTAAAACCCACAATGTTCCATGTTGCATAAGACACAGATAAATTAATAATTTAAAAAATAGACACTCATAATGAAGGATGCTAAACTAACTCAGCATGATTTTGAACCCCAGTGTTAAACGCATATTTCAGGTAATAACGCTCCTCTTTATCTTTAATTTAGAGAGTGTAGCCTTTTGTAATGAACCCTATCTTAAACCCGAAGAATCTGAGCTTTCCAAAACTCTACAGGCAATTACCGGTCAAGGAAATGATTTACAAATATTGATGAAACCTGATTACGATTTTTCCATGTCTGAAGATGCTACTTTAGCGATGATGCATATTCAGAT from Nitrospirota bacterium includes:
- a CDS encoding 2-oxoacid:acceptor oxidoreductase family protein translates to MIRIRFHGRGGHGMKTAGRIAGTAAFLEGYYAQDFPVYGAERRGAPITAYTRISKDRILERGIFSEPDIVIIADESLINDPAANPLQGVTKKTITIINTMVNDIKDKFSILGIVNTIDATGLCLEIIGKGSAVSAALGGAACRIIGIIQKDNLINAVIKELKNINLPEELIEKNVEVAEKCYEILSPIIIQHGEDIPDSPIETITLPYQYPTMSSPSVFSSGNIIEKKTGGWRIFKPVINLEKCNKCWICFVYCPEGVISLDESEYPHIDYDHCKGCLICYEECPVKVITVEREIETW